The following nucleotide sequence is from Thermodesulfovibrionia bacterium.
CGGATTTGTGCCTGAAATTCAGCTGAAGGAAGGATTGCACAGGATGATACAATGGGCACTGCAGACAAGATAACTGAAAAAGTAAAGTGCCGGCTTTGCGGCGCGGCATCAAGATATCAGAAGATCAAGGGGCGGTTCGTGTATGGCGGGTCGGCGCGTCACAAGTTCCTGGAGTGCTCCAGGTGCGAAGCTGTATATCTTTATCCGCTGCCTTCTGAAGAACAGGAGCGCAAATTTTACCGGAACGAGTTTGAGAAGTACATGGCAAATCGTTCCGGGGCAGATACGCGGAAGGGCTGGCTCTCTGCGGAAGACCACATCAGGACCAACCGGCCTGAGGTTGAAAGAAGGATGATGTTTTTAAAGAAGCTCCTCAACAGGAGGAGGAAACTTAATATACTTGAGGTAGGATGTTCATCAGGTTTTCTGCTCTTTGCTCTTCGCGATATGAAGCATAACGTGTATGGAGTTGAACCTTCGGGTGTATTCACTGATTTCCTCCGGACGAAGAATGTCACGCTTTTTACCGACGCGTCTGATGCCGCGCGTTCGGGGATAAAGTTCGACCTCATTCTCCATTATTATGTTCTTGAGCACATAAGGAAGCCCGCGGAATTTATTCAGGGCTATATGGACCTGCTGTCAGGCAGCGGAAAGATGGTCTTTGAAGTGCCTAATGTGCAAGACCCTTTGATCTCTCTTTACAGTGTCCCATCGTTCGGCAGGTTTTACTGGTCAATGGCGCACCATTGGTATTTTTCTCCCGAGAGCATGACATATATGCTGGATAAGCTCGGCCATAAATATTCTTTTTATCTCGAACAGCGCTACGACCTGTCAAACCATATGGTATGGATGCAGGATGGCAAACCGGGCGGCAAAGGCAGATACTCTGATGTATTTACCCGTGAACTGGAAGATGCCTATAAACAGTCTCTTATAAAAAGCGGTTTTTGTGATACGCTCGGGGTTGTTTTGGAAAATAAAACGGTTTTGATATAATCTATAACAATGCGGAAAATGAAAGTATTAATATCGACAAGCAGTTTCGGCACATACGATCAATCTCAGCTTAAATTACTTGATAAACTCGGGTGCAGTGTGGTGCTGAACCCGTACAAAAGAAAACTCGCAAAGCAGGAAGCGCTGGTTCTTCTGAAAGATTGTGCAGGGGTCATTGCCGGGACAGAGGTGATGGACAGGGAAGTTCTGCAGGCGGCAGATAAACTCAGGGTCATATCAAGGGTTGGTGTAGGGATAGATAATATTGACCTGGCTTACGCAAAGAAAGCCGGTATCCTTGTCTTCAGGACGCCTGAGGCTGTTACCGAAAGCGTTGCCGAACTTGCAGTGGGTTTAATGCTGGATTGTCTCAGGGGCCTGTCATATTCCGACAGGGAAATGAGAGACGGAAGGTGGAAGAAACATATGGGCTCTCTTTTATACGGGAAGACGGTCGGGATAATAGGGCTTGGCAGGATCGGCTCAAGGATAGCCGGGATATTGAAGAAGAGCTTTGGATGCAATGTGGTCTACTATGATACGTATAAGAAAACCAATAAGTTCGAGAAAGTGGCCTTGAACAGGCTTTTCAGGGTTTCTGATATTATCTCGTTCAATTCGAGCAGTACGGAAGTAGTGCTCGATTCAGAGAGCGTAAGAAAATTAAAAAAAGGCGTCATCATAATAAACACATCACGTGCAAATTTAATAGACGAGGCCGCTATCATAGAGGCTTTAAAGGACGGCACAGTAGCCTTTGCCGCCTTT
It contains:
- a CDS encoding class I SAM-dependent methyltransferase, with protein sequence MGTADKITEKVKCRLCGAASRYQKIKGRFVYGGSARHKFLECSRCEAVYLYPLPSEEQERKFYRNEFEKYMANRSGADTRKGWLSAEDHIRTNRPEVERRMMFLKKLLNRRRKLNILEVGCSSGFLLFALRDMKHNVYGVEPSGVFTDFLRTKNVTLFTDASDAARSGIKFDLILHYYVLEHIRKPAEFIQGYMDLLSGSGKMVFEVPNVQDPLISLYSVPSFGRFYWSMAHHWYFSPESMTYMLDKLGHKYSFYLEQRYDLSNHMVWMQDGKPGGKGRYSDVFTRELEDAYKQSLIKSGFCDTLGVVLENKTVLI
- a CDS encoding phosphoglycerate dehydrogenase, producing the protein MKVLISTSSFGTYDQSQLKLLDKLGCSVVLNPYKRKLAKQEALVLLKDCAGVIAGTEVMDREVLQAADKLRVISRVGVGIDNIDLAYAKKAGILVFRTPEAVTESVAELAVGLMLDCLRGLSYSDREMRDGRWKKHMGSLLYGKTVGIIGLGRIGSRIAGILKKSFGCNVVYYDTYKKTNKFEKVALNRLFRVSDIISFNSSSTEVVLDSESVRKLKKGVIIINTSRANLIDEAAIIEALKDGTVAFAAFDVFNKEPYSGGLRELPNVVLTPHIGSYAREARIEMERQAADNLIKGFKKAGLL